A single window of Malus sylvestris chromosome 5, drMalSylv7.2, whole genome shotgun sequence DNA harbors:
- the LOC126622182 gene encoding peroxisomal 2,4-dienoyl-CoA reductase [(3E)-enoyl-CoA-producing]-like: MESPFKAELLKGKVALLTGGASGIGYEISVQLGKHGASVAVMGRRKHVIDSAVEALRSQGVSAIGFEGDVRKRDDAARVLESTVKHFGRLDILVNAAAGNFLVPSEDLSPNGFRTVIDIDAVGTFTMCHEALKYLKKGASGKNSAAGGSIINISATLHYTATWYQIHVSAAKAAVDSITRSLALEWGTDYDIRVNGIAPGPIEDTAGFSKLLPQEMLSKPKEQILVSKLGKKWDIAMAALYLSSDAGKYINGTTLVVDGGEWLTKPAYFPKEAVKQLSRAVERRSRDKPVGVAKSKL; the protein is encoded by the exons ATGGAGTCGCCATTCAAGGCGGAGTTACTGAAGGGAAAGGTGGCCTTGCTGACCGGAGGAGCATCAGGAATCGGGTACGAGATTTCGGTTCAGCTGGGCAAACATGGAGCTTCGGTTGCCGTCATGGGCCGTCGTAAGCATGTCATTGACTCTGCCGTCGAAGCCCTTCGTTCTCAAGGCGTTTCT GCTATCGGATTTGAGGGCGACGTGCGAAAAAGAGACGATGCAGCTCGAGTTTTGGAATCGACAGTGAAGCATTTTGGTAGGCTTGACATCCTTGTGAATGCTGCAGCCGGAAATTTCCTTGTCCCGTCCGAGGATCTATCCCCGAACGGGTTTCGAACAG TTATAGACATAGACGCCGTTGGCACCTTCACAATGTGTCACGAAGCGCTCAAGTATCTTAAGAAAGGGGCATCAGGGAAGAACTCGGCTGCTGGTGGATCGATAATAAACATAAGCGCGACGTTGCACTACACAGCTACTTGGTATCAGATTCATGTGTCTGCAGCAAAG GCAGCCGTCGACAGCATTACGAGAAGCTTGGCGTTGGAGTGGGGCACAGACTACGATATTAGAGTGAATGGTATCGCACCAGGACCTATCGAAGACACTGCCGGTTTCAGTAAACTTTTACCTCAGGAGATGCTGAGCAAACCCAAAGAGCAGATTCTTGTATCCAAACTGGGGAAGAAATGGGATATTGCTATGGCCGCTCTATATCTTTCATCCGATGCAG GAAAATACATCAACGGAACAACGTTGGTTGTAGACGGGGGAGAGTGGCTGACCAAACCGGCGTATTTTCCGAAGGAGGCAGTGAAGCAACTTTCCCGAGCTGTGGAGCGAAGGTCTAGAGACAAACCAGTTGGTGTTGCTAAGAGCAAGCTTTAA
- the LOC126622181 gene encoding uncharacterized protein LOC126622181 — translation MDLAPEELQFLTIPDILRESTSIPKQSPKTFYLITLTLIFPLSFAILAHSLFTHPLLNQLQGPSTDPAQLHQEWTLLLLFQFCYLIFLFAFSLLSTAAVVFTAASLYTSKPVSFSNTLSAIPKVFKRLFITFLWVSLLMFCYNLVFVGFLVLLILAIDTQNSFLLLFSGIVIFLLFLVVHVYITALWHLASVVSVLEPIYGFAAMKKSYELLKGKVGMAFVLVFGYLTICGVISAVFGSVVVHGGEDYGVFVRIVVGGFLVCVLVIVNLVGLLLQSVFYYVCKSYHHQGIDKGALHDHLGGYLGEYVPLKSNVQMENLDV, via the coding sequence ATGGATCTGGCCCCAGAGGAACTCCAATTTCTCACCATCCCTGACATCCTCAGAGAATCCACCTCCATCCCCAAACAGTCGCCCAAAACCTTCTACCTcataaccctaaccctaatcttCCCTCTCTCCTTCGCCATCCTCGCCCACTCCCTCTTCACCCACCCTCTCCTCAACCAGCTCCAAGGCCCTTCCACCGACCCCGCCCAGCTCCACCAAGAATggaccctcctcctcctcttccaatTCTGCTACCTCATCTTCCTCTTCGCCTTCTCCCTCCTCTCCACCGCCGCCGTCGTCTTCACCGCCGCCTCCCTCTACACCTCCAAGCCCGTCTCTTTCTCCAACACCCTCTCTGCAATCCCAAAAGTCTTCAAGCGCCTCTTCATCACTTTCCTCTGGGTCTCCCTCCTCATGTTCTGCTACAATCTCGTCTTCGTCGGCTTCCTCGTCCTCCTCATCCTCGCCATCGATACCCAGAATTCATTTCTGCTCCTCTTCTCCGGCATCGtcatcttcctcctcttcttggtCGTCCACGTCTACATCACCGCGCTCTGGCACTTGGCCAGCGTGGTCTCCGTGCTCGAGCCCATCTACGGGTTCGCCGCCATGAAGAAGAGCTATGAGCTGCTCAAGGGGAAGGTTGGGATGGCCTTCGTGCTCGTTTTCGGGTACTTGACCATCTGCGGGGTTATCAGTGCGGTTTTCGGGTCGGTGGTGGTGCACGGCGGGGAGGATTACGGGGTTTTTGTGAGGATTGTGGTTGGTGGGTTTTTGGTGTGTGTCCTGGTGATTGTGAATTTGGTTGGATTGCTATTGCAGAGTGTGTTTTACTACGTCTGCAAAAGCTACCATCACCAGGGGATTGACAAGGGCGCTCTGCACGATCATCTGGGTGGGTATCTCGGAGAGTATGTGCCTCTCAAGAGCAACGTTCAGATGGAAAACTTGGATGTCTGA